The DNA window TCCTCATAGGTATAGCTGGTAATCACTATAGCATCATGGTTATATTTTTCTATATCGTCTCTTGATATTATCTTATATCCTAACAGTTTCTTGTTTTTCTTAGCCTCATCATCGTCTATTATTCCTGCTATATTTAGCCTAGATGCACCCCTGTCTCTTATTACACTAAGAATAGTCTCTGCTACTTCTCCTGCTCCGTATAGTAATATGTTTCTATAGCCTTTATCTTCTAATTTTTCTAAAAACCCTTCTATGTTCTCTTTCGCTAATCTATATAGTTTTAGTAGCTCATGCAGGTAAGTTATCAATAGATAATTTTTCCTTCTCACTCCTGCTGATGTTATTTTATATTTCACTGTTTTCGTTGATATGTATTCTCTTATTATATATCCTTTTTCTTCATAATCATTGATATATACATTGATCATAGAAGGTGCTGCATTTACTAGTTCTGCTAGTTCTTTTTGAGTTGTATCTTCACTATTTTCTATATGCTGAAGTATTGTAAGTTCTTTTAACTCTGCTGTTGGTGTAAAAAATTTAATATTTTTTATAAAGTCCAAACAAATCACTTTCCTTTTCAATCATTCGTTGAATGAACAATTATAATTATACTATTAGTTCTCGTTTTTTTCAATGAATTTGTCGAATGATTATAAGAATATCATTTTTTTCATATTTCTACACTATCCGATTTTTCTTTTTTTATTAGTTTATCATATTTATAATATAAAAACCATCTTAAAATATATGTGAGCATATACTTTTAAACGGTCTTAGATCCTTCACTTGCGTTCAGGATGACAATAAAGTACTATTTATCTATTATCCCAAACATCAAAGTTCCTTTACAAGCCACTTCTCCATCTACATATGCTACTGCTTCTGCTTTGCCTATTCCTCTTCTCATGGATATAAGCTCTACTTCCATCTTTAGTGTGTCTCCGGGTCTTACTTGTTTTTTAAATCTTACATCATCTATGCCTGCAAATACTGCTAGTTTGTCTTTGTTTTCCTCTAGAGTCATGACTGCCACTGCTCCTACTTGTGCCATAGCTTCTACTATTAGTACTCCTGGCATTAATGGATTATTTGGAAAATGTCCTTGAAAGAAAGGCTCATTTATAGTTACATTTTTTATTCCGATTGCTTTTTTCCCTTCTTCTAGTTCTATTATCTTGTCTACTAGAAGGAAAGGGTATCTGTGGGGGATTATGTTTTGTATTTCTATGTTGTTTAGCATTTAGTTTCCTCCTTGGATTTTTAAAATAGAGATCCTTCGCTGGCGCTCAGGATGACATATTCGTTCATTATAATGTTAGTAAATAAATTATCAATGGTGCTGTTAGCATATTTAGCAGTGTTGTAATAAATACTCCTTGGGATGCTAATTTTGAATCAGAATTGTATTTGGTTGCGAATATAGCTGTGTTTACTGCTGATGGCATACCTGTTAATGTTACTAGTACCCCTTTCACTATATCTGGCACTTTGAATACGGAAAATATTAGTATCATTGATATAGGGGCTATGAGGAGTCTTATAACTGCTAGTATATAAAGCTTTTTATTGCTCAGTACTTCTGATATTTTTATATCTGCTAGCATTGCTCCTGCTACAAGCATTGCAAGGGGTGTAGTTGTATCTCCTAATAGCTTTAATGGACTGTAGATTATATTCGGCAGCTTTACTGGAGATATGAAAACTAGCAGTCCTATAAATACTGAGATAATTCCAGGATTTATGAAGTTTTTCAATCCTGAATTGGTTTTATCTTCAATTGCATTATGAGCAGTCATATATTTTACTCCTAGTGTCCATGTCAACAGATTGAATAGAAGATTGTATATTGCTCCATAAAATATTCCTATGTCTCCGAACATGGCTTTTAATATGGGAAATCCCATAAAACCAGTGTTAGGGAATACTATTAAAAAGCTATACACACCTTTTTGAGGCTCATCAGGTTTAAATACTTTATTGAATATAATTGCAATTATTATGACTATACCGTATGAAATAGCTCCATATATGAAGGTTAGCACAGAGTTATTAAGCATTTCTAATGAAAAGCTGTAGTTCATAGCTGTTATCATCATAAATGGAAGTGTTACGTTTAATATTAGTCCAGATAAATCTTTTATCATCTGGTCTGATATTACATTTTTCTTTTTAATTATGAAGCCTATTAATATTAAAATAAATAAAATCATTGTCTGGGTAAGTACTGTCATTAATAACCTCCGATTTTAATAATAAACATTAGTGCTCAAAGTCCATCTATAGAAAAGTACAATAATAAAAGAAGGCTTAAGCCTTCTTTCATTTATAATAACATTTTTGATATTATCGCCATATTTATTTAGGTTAAGGAATAAATTATGAAAGTACTGCTATCCTCTATTCTTTCTTCACTTTTATATATTCATATATAA is part of the Proteiniborus sp. MB09-C3 genome and encodes:
- the fabZ gene encoding 3-hydroxyacyl-ACP dehydratase FabZ, translating into MLNNIEIQNIIPHRYPFLLVDKIIELEEGKKAIGIKNVTINEPFFQGHFPNNPLMPGVLIVEAMAQVGAVAVMTLEENKDKLAVFAGIDDVRFKKQVRPGDTLKMEVELISMRRGIGKAEAVAYVDGEVACKGTLMFGIIDK
- a CDS encoding winged helix-turn-helix transcriptional regulator, coding for MDFIKNIKFFTPTAELKELTILQHIENSEDTTQKELAELVNAAPSMINVYINDYEEKGYIIREYISTKTVKYKITSAGVRRKNYLLITYLHELLKLYRLAKENIEGFLEKLEDKGYRNILLYGAGEVAETILSVIRDRGASRLNIAGIIDDDEAKKNKKLLGYKIISRDDIEKYNHDAIVITSYTYEDDIRRRLGEVGYDGGRVVRFFW
- a CDS encoding AEC family transporter, which translates into the protein MTVLTQTMILFILILIGFIIKKKNVISDQMIKDLSGLILNVTLPFMMITAMNYSFSLEMLNNSVLTFIYGAISYGIVIIIAIIFNKVFKPDEPQKGVYSFLIVFPNTGFMGFPILKAMFGDIGIFYGAIYNLLFNLLTWTLGVKYMTAHNAIEDKTNSGLKNFINPGIISVFIGLLVFISPVKLPNIIYSPLKLLGDTTTPLAMLVAGAMLADIKISEVLSNKKLYILAVIRLLIAPISMILIFSVFKVPDIVKGVLVTLTGMPSAVNTAIFATKYNSDSKLASQGVFITTLLNMLTAPLIIYLLTL